A single Opisthocomus hoazin isolate bOpiHoa1 chromosome 1, bOpiHoa1.hap1, whole genome shotgun sequence DNA region contains:
- the TIAM1 gene encoding rho guanine nucleotide exchange factor TIAM1 isoform X6, producing MSALWRVNRKLKDESAGRAGDSLYRMLYLSTEQVAAFCRSLHEMNPSDSSAHPQEFTGPQLATMRQLTDADKLRKVICELLETERTYVKDLNCLMERYLKPLQKETFLTPDELDVLFGNLTEMVAFQVEFLKTLEDGVRLVPDLEKLEKVEQFKKVLFSLGGSFLYYADRFKLYSAFCASHTKVPKVLVKAKTDTAFKAFLDAQNPRRQHSSTLESYLIKPIQRILKYPLLLKELFALTDVDSEEHYHLDVAIKTMNKVASHINEMQKIHEEYGAVFDQLIAEQTGEKKEVADLSMGDLLLHNTVIWLNPPASLGKWKKEPELAAFVFKTAVVLVYKDGSKQKKKLGGSHRASIYEDWDPFRFRHMIPLEALQVRALASADAETNSVCEIVHVKSESEGRPERTFHLCCSSPEHRKDFLKAVHSILRDKHRRQLLKTESLPSSQQYVPFGGKRLCALKGARPAMNRAVSAPSKSLGRRRRRLARNRFTIDSDAVYTSSPEKEPQQPTHSGDTDRWVEEQFDLAQYEEQEDIKETDILSDDDEYCEAMRGAVADRDLRERLQAASITSSQPCRGDRPRPAMDTHASRMTQLKKQAALSSGINGDVEGHGEEVIWVRREDFVPGRKLNTEL from the exons ATGTCGGCTCTTTGGAGAGTTAACCGTAAACTCAAGGACGAAAGCGCTGGGAGAGCTGGTGACTCTCTGTACCGTATGCTGTATTTG aGTACAGAGCAGGTCGCTGCTTTCTGTCGCAGTCTGCATGAAATGAACCCTTCTGATTCAAGTGCTCATCCTCAGGAATTTACAGGACCCCAGCTGGCCACCATGAGACAACTCACAGATGCAGATAAACTGCGAAAGGTTATCTGTGAACTGCTCGAGACAGAACGCACCTACGTCAAA gACTTAAATTGTCTAATGGAGAGATACCTGAAGCCTCTACAAAAAGAAACGTTCCTCACACCAGATGAG CTGGATGTTCTCTTTGGGAATCTGACTGAAATGGTAGCATTCCAGGTAGAGTTCTTGAAAACTCTTGAAGATGGAGTAAGGCTGGTTCCAGACCTGGAAAAGCTTGAAAAAGTTGAGCAATTTAAG aaAGTGTTGTTTTCCTTGGGTGGATCCTTTCTTTACTACGCTGACCGGTTCAAGCTGTACAGTGCCTTCTGTGCCAGCCACACAAAAGTCCCCAAAGTACTGGTGAAAG CCAAGACAGACACTGCTTTCAAGGCATTTCTGGATGCTCAGAATCCCCGACGGCAGCACTCCTCCACGCTGGAGTCTTACCTCATCAAACCCATCCAGCGGATACTGAAGTACCCTCTCCTGCTAAAGGAGCTCTTTGCTCTGACTGACGTAGATAGTGAAGAACATTATCACCTTGATG TGGCCATAAAAACAATGAACAAAGTTGCCAGCCACATTAATGAGATGCAGAAAATCCATGAAGAATATGGGGCAGTGTTTGACCAACTCATAGCAGAacaaacaggggagaaaaaagag GTTGCAGACCTTTCGATGGGGGACTTGCTCTTGCATAACACAGTGATATGGCTGAATCCTCCAGCTTCGCTGGGGAAGTGGAAGAAGGAACCTGAGCTGGCAGCATTTG TGTTCAAAACTGCTGTGGTCCTTGTATACAAGGATGGTTccaaacagaagaagaaactt GGAGGATCACACAGAGCTTCAATTTATGAAGACTGGGATCCGTTCCGCTTTCGCCACATGATACCTTTGGAAGCCCTGCAGGTTCGGGCGTTGGCAAGTGCAG ATGCAGAGACCAATTCTGTATGTGAGATTGTCCATGTTAAATCTGAGTCTGAAGGCAGGCCAGAAAGAACGTTTCACCTTTGCTGTAG TTCACCAGAACACAGGAAGGACTTTCTGAAGGCAGTGCACTCGATTCTGCGGGATAAACACAGAAGACAGCTTCTTAAAACCGAAAGTTTGCCCTCATCCCAGCAATATGTTCCTTTTGGTGGAAAAAGATTGTGTGCTCTAAAAGGTGCAAGGCCAGCCATGAACAGGGCAG TGTCAGCCCCAAGCAAGTCtcttgggaggaggaggcggcggctggCCCGAAACAGGTTTACCATTGACTCAGATGCCGTCTACACGAGCAGCCCTGAGAAAGAGCCCCAGCAACCCACGCACAGTGGGGACACTGACCGCTGGGTAGAGGAACAGTTTGACCTTGCTCAGTATGAGGAGCAGGAGGACATCAAGGAAACGGACATCCTCAGCGATGACGATGAGTACTGCGAGGCCATGAGAGGTGCCGTGGCCGACCGAGACCTTCGGGAGCGGCTGCAGGCGGCCTCCATCACGAGCAGCCAGCCGTGCCGGGGAGACCGCCCGCGCCCGGCCATGGACACGCACGCCTCCAGGATGACCCAGCTGAAGAAGCAGGCGGCCTTGTCCTCCGGCATCAACGGCGACGTGGAGGGCCACGGCGAGGAGGTCATCTGGGTTAGGCGTGAAGACTTTGTCCCTGGCAGGAAACTGAACACGGAGCTCTAA
- the TIAM1 gene encoding rho guanine nucleotide exchange factor TIAM1 isoform X7, protein MSALWRVNRKLKDESAGRAGDSLYRMLYLEFTGPQLATMRQLTDADKLRKVICELLETERTYVKDLNCLMERYLKPLQKETFLTPDELDVLFGNLTEMVAFQVEFLKTLEDGVRLVPDLEKLEKVEQFKKVLFSLGGSFLYYADRFKLYSAFCASHTKVPKVLVKAKTDTAFKAFLDAQNPRRQHSSTLESYLIKPIQRILKYPLLLKELFALTDVDSEEHYHLDVAIKTMNKVASHINEMQKIHEEYGAVFDQLIAEQTGEKKEVADLSMGDLLLHNTVIWLNPPASLGKWKKEPELAAFVFKTAVVLVYKDGSKQKKKLGGSHRASIYEDWDPFRFRHMIPLEALQVRALASADAETNSVCEIVHVKSESEGRPERTFHLCCSSPEHRKDFLKAVHSILRDKHRRQLLKTESLPSSQQYVPFGGKRLCALKGARPAMNRAVSAPSKSLGRRRRRLARNRFTIDSDAVYTSSPEKEPQQPTHSGDTDRWVEEQFDLAQYEEQEDIKETDILSDDDEYCEAMRGAVADRDLRERLQAASITSSQPCRGDRPRPAMDTHASRMTQLKKQAALSSGINGDVEGHGEEVIWVRREDFVPGRKLNTEL, encoded by the exons ATGTCGGCTCTTTGGAGAGTTAACCGTAAACTCAAGGACGAAAGCGCTGGGAGAGCTGGTGACTCTCTGTACCGTATGCTGTATTTG GAATTTACAGGACCCCAGCTGGCCACCATGAGACAACTCACAGATGCAGATAAACTGCGAAAGGTTATCTGTGAACTGCTCGAGACAGAACGCACCTACGTCAAA gACTTAAATTGTCTAATGGAGAGATACCTGAAGCCTCTACAAAAAGAAACGTTCCTCACACCAGATGAG CTGGATGTTCTCTTTGGGAATCTGACTGAAATGGTAGCATTCCAGGTAGAGTTCTTGAAAACTCTTGAAGATGGAGTAAGGCTGGTTCCAGACCTGGAAAAGCTTGAAAAAGTTGAGCAATTTAAG aaAGTGTTGTTTTCCTTGGGTGGATCCTTTCTTTACTACGCTGACCGGTTCAAGCTGTACAGTGCCTTCTGTGCCAGCCACACAAAAGTCCCCAAAGTACTGGTGAAAG CCAAGACAGACACTGCTTTCAAGGCATTTCTGGATGCTCAGAATCCCCGACGGCAGCACTCCTCCACGCTGGAGTCTTACCTCATCAAACCCATCCAGCGGATACTGAAGTACCCTCTCCTGCTAAAGGAGCTCTTTGCTCTGACTGACGTAGATAGTGAAGAACATTATCACCTTGATG TGGCCATAAAAACAATGAACAAAGTTGCCAGCCACATTAATGAGATGCAGAAAATCCATGAAGAATATGGGGCAGTGTTTGACCAACTCATAGCAGAacaaacaggggagaaaaaagag GTTGCAGACCTTTCGATGGGGGACTTGCTCTTGCATAACACAGTGATATGGCTGAATCCTCCAGCTTCGCTGGGGAAGTGGAAGAAGGAACCTGAGCTGGCAGCATTTG TGTTCAAAACTGCTGTGGTCCTTGTATACAAGGATGGTTccaaacagaagaagaaactt GGAGGATCACACAGAGCTTCAATTTATGAAGACTGGGATCCGTTCCGCTTTCGCCACATGATACCTTTGGAAGCCCTGCAGGTTCGGGCGTTGGCAAGTGCAG ATGCAGAGACCAATTCTGTATGTGAGATTGTCCATGTTAAATCTGAGTCTGAAGGCAGGCCAGAAAGAACGTTTCACCTTTGCTGTAG TTCACCAGAACACAGGAAGGACTTTCTGAAGGCAGTGCACTCGATTCTGCGGGATAAACACAGAAGACAGCTTCTTAAAACCGAAAGTTTGCCCTCATCCCAGCAATATGTTCCTTTTGGTGGAAAAAGATTGTGTGCTCTAAAAGGTGCAAGGCCAGCCATGAACAGGGCAG TGTCAGCCCCAAGCAAGTCtcttgggaggaggaggcggcggctggCCCGAAACAGGTTTACCATTGACTCAGATGCCGTCTACACGAGCAGCCCTGAGAAAGAGCCCCAGCAACCCACGCACAGTGGGGACACTGACCGCTGGGTAGAGGAACAGTTTGACCTTGCTCAGTATGAGGAGCAGGAGGACATCAAGGAAACGGACATCCTCAGCGATGACGATGAGTACTGCGAGGCCATGAGAGGTGCCGTGGCCGACCGAGACCTTCGGGAGCGGCTGCAGGCGGCCTCCATCACGAGCAGCCAGCCGTGCCGGGGAGACCGCCCGCGCCCGGCCATGGACACGCACGCCTCCAGGATGACCCAGCTGAAGAAGCAGGCGGCCTTGTCCTCCGGCATCAACGGCGACGTGGAGGGCCACGGCGAGGAGGTCATCTGGGTTAGGCGTGAAGACTTTGTCCCTGGCAGGAAACTGAACACGGAGCTCTAA